The Magallana gigas chromosome 6, xbMagGiga1.1, whole genome shotgun sequence genome includes the window ATATGTAAGCATAAAGCAGTTCACATTTTACGAATGAACACAGATCATTACAAAAGCTGCATGTTTATAATATAGCCATGCATGGAGCCAGGtctattataattaattataattattctaCGGGCTTCAGTGTTATCTGTAGAATCAGTGAGTCCTCCACCAGCAGTGGGGAGTTAGGTTGACAGAGCTCTGCCACAGACACCTTCTTGTCCATTTCTGTATCAGCTGTGTAACGCGTCTTTGAGAAATTTTTGCGTCCACTGACAGAGTGTAAAATCTCATCCTTTCCAACAACAGAAAGCAGATACTCGATTGGTCTGGGCTGGTCTAAAATGAGATTTGAATAAAGAATGCACCGGAATTCTTCAGACGTGGATGAGAATCCTTTAGGGTGACATTTCAGATCCCAATCCCAGGTTTGCTGTGGAAAGGTTGAGGCTCTAGTTGAGAACCTAAAGCTGACTTCTGAACACTTGGGACAGGCGGAGAAGGGCTGTAACACAAAGCGCTTGTCCCACCTCAGATCGGTGTAGTTTCTCAGTAGAAAGCAGGGTCCAGTGAACTCCTTCACAGTGGCTCTGCTGGTCAGCGGTAGAGCATGGTACTTGTAGGCTTGGAGGAAGTGTTTTTGGAATATATCCTTATACTTCTGAGCCACCTCACTAGACTCCACTGCACAGAGCTGCTCCGCAGTCATCATAGGAAAACGGATGTGTTCAACAATTTCCGTCAGCTCATGAATCTTTTCTCCAGCTCTTGAAGGAAACTGGGGGCAAAGAAGCCACTTCAGCATGGCATTCCAGagttggaattcatctttaatGCATAGTTCTGAGCACTTGAGAAACTCAATGAGTTGTTGGTTGTCCATGCCGACCCATTCATCCTCCCATTCGACTGAACCAATAATGTCATCCATCTTTTCAGCCATTGCACTGATGCAGGAATTGGTCAGGCGAACGTTGTTGCATTTTGTAGCATACTGAAACCAGACATGGAAGACATCCTTAAGTTGGAGTTTGGGAATGATGAAGGAACATGCAAAGGAAATGCACACATTGCGTAGATCTGTGACATTGTATTTGTCTGCCAGAATCAGAACTGGTAGTGTGTTGTCTATGTTCAGCTTGACATGACAGCTGTAGAGAAACTGAAGAAATCTGGGAAACACGTTGACACACATACTG containing:
- the LOC105344336 gene encoding BTB/POZ domain-containing protein 17, encoding MAAGLNIAGLQLDTAPLAQHDGEQVSFNSRSQMSVSLPSSPTALSLASPEGIDCYGNERQVLSDQAKFYNNTTLSDVTLVVGGNKFYAHKLILVRSSDVFERMLSEEWNDGSKKDLTLTEDSMCVNVFPRFLQFLYSCHVKLNIDNTLPVLILADKYNVTDLRNVCISFACSFIIPKLQLKDVFHVWFQYATKCNNVRLTNSCISAMAEKMDDIIGSVEWEDEWVGMDNQQLIEFLKCSELCIKDEFQLWNAMLKWLLCPQFPSRAGEKIHELTEIVEHIRFPMMTAEQLCAVESSEVAQKYKDIFQKHFLQAYKYHALPLTSRATVKEFTGPCFLLRNYTDLRWDKRFVLQPFSACPKCSEVSFRFSTRASTFPQQTWDWDLKCHPKGFSSTSEEFRCILYSNLILDQPRPIEYLLSVVGKDEILHSVSGRKNFSKTRYTADTEMDKKVSVAELCQPNSPLLVEDSLILQITLKPVE